A genomic stretch from Solanum stenotomum isolate F172 chromosome 8, ASM1918654v1, whole genome shotgun sequence includes:
- the LOC125872039 gene encoding putative 1-phosphatidylinositol-3-phosphate 5-kinase FAB1D: protein MKNLENENSMQIDDRSSGTFCKFCGKKQDTTTCLISPTASLHSSNSSMSCYSDFSGDASSDGRVNIDECSTESSQEDSCSKVEGDDYDESGVSSSYELDQFWVPPEPECCDDDMEDSVANCDDDECGDGWGKPTSFSLGDEGSGSYKFKEEKRKALEEVMNGKLKALVYDLLKSFGVASSGGDNWVDIVTSLSWEAASFVKPDSAEGKAMDPNKYVKIKCIRSGSPSQSQFIKGMVFKKHAAHKHMPTKFEKPRLLLIEGALGLSSELSSFESMRQEKDSVVKSITDILERYQPNVILVEKTVSRDIQESILRKGWTLVFDMKEHRLERVSRCTVSPSFSCEILSGHKLRQCDSFHFQRFVEEHDTFDDGGKRPSKTLLFIEGCPTHLGCTILLMGANSDELKKIKCVVRCAVIMAYNLILETSFLLDQKAMFSTIPLNQVVNSTATDDPPAVSGEQGDSLLFEPYNPVLSGLSSLSASLKKVMGDNFPLCPTSGQSMPSCFIDNGSNEDDQEQTDTQVPDATEVVNQSDTDQKVTTCDDEMASEKEQLHTPIVSQGESLESQVSGNMGNGVKSMDTESILVLISSRNASKGTMCAHGHFSRIKFYQNFDIPLGSFLQQNLLSQKLPCKSCDGPPEAHIFYYAHYNKLLAIQVRSLPKDKGLPGEREGKIWMWSRCGRCKFQIGSSKSTKRVLVSTGSRGFSFGKFLELRFSNSSLFNRLPICGHSLHRDFLYFFGLGHMVAVFKYSTVTTYSVALPPEKLEFSSSVNEEFLKKDFEDVNMKGIKMFRDVEKALQAIESRFVGTTLNLQGSIKKFSEIEKMLKEERTQFEIGIQNVVMDGNRDVVMYKFLMLNRIRLELLLESCVWDRRLHSLLSSDCTAANPKTIDQSINAINHREQQERSNVKGDTKVYLERDDRALEDCPDLNIKLVEDSCGDDNSRTETTVGSRGDVLDADYDLKPNVESSAKFPIEETPVDTHDCGQDEPSNLSACNDGAEVTTAAKVNGNDFSLQDITVKSDLSDHCLFDNESNLQLNLPSSIQLETDKPIAVDAGGTHDPIHSQRSRSLSSIFSNIENDEGWWTPFPEIWCQYMEDLQRGHLPKLGSITNHDVESTTYKLITDMSAKLHIPLGSDKYIVSDYEDEFSSIIACALALLKDLPIVCEDLGQDGRKDRGIDPKAYESSQGLMQMFSLASPHLSSTGSLDLTAYHSSNMSEVARSSSLDGVDLLDSSVSFTAVQAEVSMGLGKLTGKYKYSVLCLYASQFRQLRDRWCTSEVDFIASLSRCRSWDAKGGKSNSLFAKTVDDRFIIKEIKRAEFDSFLKFAPSYFAYMDQCHAKRNQTCLAKILGIYQVSVRPRGGKETRHDLMVMENLSFGRITTRQYDLKGALHSRFSAAGNGAGDVLLDQNFVNDMNVSPLYVGTRSKRALQRAVWNDCTFLKSINVMDYSLLVGVDSQRHELVCGIIDYLRQYTWDKQLENWVKSSLVVPKNQLPTIVSPKEYYKRFRKFIDTHFLSVPDNWCSQKSSNPCELLRTVSSITPQSESDDGDSDQPKYTGEGEHKDTYSDA, encoded by the exons ATGAAGAATTTAGAAAATGAGAATTCTATGCAAATAGATGATAGAAGTTCTGGTACGTTTTGCAAGTTTTGTGGCAAAAAGCAAGATACTACAACTTGTTTGATCAGTCCGACTGCTTCATTGCATAGCAGTAACAGCTCTATGTCATGTTACA GTGACTTTTCAGGTGATGCAAGCTCAGATGGGAG GGTTAATATTGATGAATGTAGCACAGAGAGCAGTCAAGAGGACTCCTGTAGCAAAGTTGAAGGGGATGACTATGATGAATCTGGAGTCTCTTCTAGTTATGAACTGGATCAGTTCTGGGTGCCCCCAGAACCAGAATGTTGTGATGATGATATGGAAGACAGTGTGGCTAATTGTGATGATGATGAATGCGGCGATGGCTGGGGCAAGCCAACTTCTTTCAGCCTCGGAGATGAAGGTTCTGGGAGCTACAAATTTAAAGAGGAAAAGAGGAAGGCATTGGAAGAAGTGATGAATGGGAAGCTTAAGGCCCTTGTTTATGACCTTCTTAAGTCTTTTGGTGTTGCCTCATCTGGGGGTGACAATTGGGTTGATATAGTCACCTCCTTGTCTTGGGAGGCTGCTTCATTTGTGAAGCCTGATTCTGCTGAAGGAAAGGCCATGGACCCTAATAAATATGTGAAGATAAAATGTATACGATCTGGTTCTCCCAGCCAAAG tcaatttatCAAAGGCATGGTCTTCAAAAAGCATGCTGCACATAAACATATGCCAACTAAGTTTGAAAAACCTAGGCTGCTGCTGATTGAGGGTGCACTAGGTCTCTCAAGTGAGTTGTCATCATTTGAGTCAATGCGACAG GAGAAAGACAGTGTGGTGAAGTCTATCACTGACATTCTAGAGAGGTATCAGCCAAATGTGATATTGGTAGAGAAAACAGTTTCTCGTGACATACAAGAGTCTATTCTCAGGAAAGGATGGACACTGGTCTTTGATATGAAAGAACATCGCCTGGAGAGAGTTTCTCGTTGCACTGTTTCACCAAGCTTTTCTTGTGAAATCTTGTCTGGCCATAAGCTTAGACAGTGTGATTCCTTTCATTTTCAAAGGTTCGTAGAGGAACATGACACTTTTGATGATGGTGGAAAAAGGCCTAGTAAAACACTGTTGTTCATTGAGGGCTGTCCTACTCATCTGGGATGTACG ATTTTGTTAATGGGAGCTAACAGTGATGAATTGAAAAAGATCAAATGTGTGGTACGATGTGCAGTGATCATGGCATATAATTTAATCCTCGAGACTTCTTTCCTTCTAGATCAAAAAGCAATGTTCTCGACTATTCCTCTTAACCAGGTGGTGAATTCAACAGCTACTGATGACCCTCCAGCTGTTAGTGGTGAACAAGGTGATTCTCTGTTATTTGAACCATATAATCCAGTTCTTTCTGGGTTGTCATCTCTCTCAGCCTCTCTGAAAAAGGTTATGGGGGACAACTTTCCTCTCTGCCCCACCTCTGGTCAATCCATGCCCTCATGTTTCATTGATAATGGATCCAATGAAGATGATCAGGAACAAACTGATACTCAAGTTCCTGACGCAACTGAGGTGGTTAATCAAAGTGATACAGATCAGAAAGTCACTACTTGTGATGACGAGATGGCATCCGAAAAAGAACAGTTGCATACTCCAATAGTGAGCCAGGGAGAATCTTTAGAATCACAGGTATCTGGTAATATGGGTAATGGTGTTAAATCTATGGATACTGAGAGTATATTGGTTCTGATATCAAGCCGGAATGCTTCAAAAGGGACTATGTGTGCCCATGGTCATTTTTCTCGCATAAAGTTCTaccaaaattttgatattccGCTTGGAAGCTTTTTGCAGCAAAATTTGCTAAGTCAG AAACTCCCATGCAAGAGCTGTGATGGACCCCCTGAAGCTCACATTTTCTATTATGCACATTACAATAAGTTACTTGCAATTCAAGTTCGTTCTCTTCCAAAAGACAAGGGGCTTCCAGGTGAAAGGGAAGGGAAGATTTGGATGTGGAGTCGTTGTGGTAGATGCAAGTTCCAGATTGGCAGCTCAAAATCTACGAAAAGAGTTTTAGTATCCACTGGTTCGCGTGGTTTTTCATTTGGAAAATTTTTGGAGCTTAGGTTCTCAAATTCCTCTTTGTTCAATAGGCTGCCTATCTGTGGCCATTCTTTGCACAGGGATTTCCTCTACTTCTTTGG GTTAGGGCATATGGTTGCGGTGTTTAAGTACTCAACGGTTACTACTTACTCCGTGGCTCTTCCTCCAGAAAAGCTGGAATTTAGCAGTTCTGTCAATGAAGAATTTCTTAAGAAGGATTTTGAAGAT GTGAACATGAAAGGGATTAAGATGTTTCGTGACGTAGAAAAAGCTTTGCAGGCAATAGAGTCTCGATTTGTTGGAACTACTCTAAATCTTCAAGGATCAATTAAGAAATTTTCTGAAATTGAGAAAATGTTGAAGGAAGAGAGAACTCAATTTGAG ATTGGTATTCAAAATGTCGTTATGGATGGGAATCGGGATGTCGTCATGTATAAATTTCTAATGTTGAATAGAATACGGCTGGAGCTTTTGCTGGAGTCCTGTGTGTGGGATCGCCGTCTTCATTCATTACTATCATCTGATTGTACCGCTGCCAATCCCAAAACTATTGACCAGAGTATCAATGCTATTAACCACAGGGAACAACAAGAGAGAAGCAATGTTAAAGGAGACACTAAAGTTTATCTGGAAAGAGATGACAGAGCATTGGAAGATTGTCCGGATCTGAATATCAAGCTAGTTGAAGACTCTTGTGGAGATGATAACAGTAGGACAGAAACTACTGTAGGAAGTCGTGGTGATGTTTTGGATGCTGACTATGATCTGAAACCGAATGTTGAATCATCTGCTAAATTTCCCATTGAAGAAACTCCCGTTGATACACATGATTGTGGACAAGATGAACCATCAAATTTATCTGCTTGCAATGATGGTGCTGAGGTGACAACTGCAGCCAAAGTAAATGGAAACGACTTTTCCCTTCAGGATATTACAGTGAAATCTGATCTCTCTGATCACTGCCTTTTTGATAATGAAAGTAACTTACAGCTCAATCTTCCTTCATCCATTCAATTGGAGACGGATAAACCAATTGCCGTTGATGCTGGGGGTACGCATGATCCTATTCATTCTCAAAGGAGTAGATCCCTCTCCTCAATATTTTCCAACATAGAGAATGATGAGGGGTGGTGGACTCCATTCCCTGAAATTTGGTGTCAATACATGGAGGATCTCCAGAGAGGTCACCTACCGAAATTAGGATCTATCACAAACCATGATGTAGAATCTACTACTTATAAACTTATTACCGACATGAGTGCGAAGCTTCACATTCCCCTTGGAAGTGATAAATACATTGTTTCTGATTATGAAGATGAATTTTCTAGCATAATTGCCTGTGCTTTGGCCTTGCTGAAGGATTTGCCTATTGTATGTGAAGATCTTGGGCAAGATGGCAGAAAAGATAGAGGAATTGATCCTAAGGCGTATGAGAGTTCACAAGGCTTAATGCAGATGTTCTCTCTAGCTTCTCCACATTTGTCTTCAACTGGTTCATTGGATTTAACAGCGTATCACTCTTCAAACATGTCAGAGGTAGCACGCTCATCAAGTTTAGATGGGGTAGATTTGCTAGATTCATCGGTTTCTTTCACGGCTGTTCAGGCGGAAGTCTCCATGGGTTTGGGTAAATTGACTGGGAAGTATAAATACTCAGTCCTCTGTCTCTATGCCAGCCAATTTCGTCAATTGCGAGATCGATGGTGCACTTCAGAAGTTGATTTTATTGCTTCCTTGAGTAGGTGTAGGAGCTGGGATGCAAAAGGTGGCAAAAGTAACTCTTTGTTTGCCAAAACAGTTGATGATCGGTTTATCATCAAGGAAATTAAGAGAGCGGAATTTGACTCGTTCTTGAAGTTTGCTCCTAGTTATTTTGCATACATGGATCAGTGCCATGCTAAGAGGAATCAAACCTGCCTTGCAAAAATTCTTGGCATTTATCAG gTCAGTGTAAGGCCAAGAGGTGGAAAAGAGACTAGGCATGATCTCATGGTGATGGAGAACCTTTCATTTGGTAGAATTACTACTCGGCAGTATGATCTGAAAGGCGCTTTGCATTCTCGATTTAGTGCAGCTGGCAATGGTGCAGGAGACGTTCTTTTAGACCAAAACTTTGTGAATGACATgaatgtttctcctttatatgTCGGGACAAGATCAAAGAGGGCTTTGCAACGGGCTGTATGGAATGACTGTACTTTCCTCAAG TCAATCAATGTGATGGACTATTCTCTACTTGTGGGAGTGGATAGCCAACGCCATGAACTTGTTTGTGGCATCATTGACTATCTCAGACAATATACATGGGACAAACAACTCGAGAATTGGGTCAAATCTTCACTTGTGGTTCCGAAGAATCAGCTTCCTACTATCGTATCTCCAAAAGAGTATTATAAGAGATTTAGGAAGTTCATTGACACACACTTCTTAAGTGTTCCAGATAATTGGTGCTCCCAAAAATCTTCAAATCCTTGTGAACTTCTTCGCACGGTAAGCAGTATAACCCCACAGTCAGAGTCTGATGATGGTGATTCTGATCAACCAAAGTACACTGGTGAAGGGGAACATAAAGATACGTACTCTGATGCTTAA